The Synechococcus sp. WH 8101 sequence TGAGCCGTCAGGCGTTGGCCTGCGGCTGGTTGTCCGACGAAACATCCCGCCCGCGACGACAGTTCTGGTTGATGCCCTTTCTGCACAGCGAAACCCTCGCTGACCTGGAGGAGGGGATTCTGTTGCTCGAGCGCTTCAGCGATCCTGCAACTGCTGCCGTGGCACGAAGAAACAGGGAGCTTCTCCTGCGTTTCGGCCGGTACCCCCATCGCAATGCTGCCCTGGGGCGACTCTCCACTGCAGAGGAGGAGAGCTATCTGCTGACGCGTCACTTACCCCAGTGCGACTGCTGCGGCAGAGCAGGCCCCCTTCACTACCGCGTGCGCAGCGATGCACGGCCTGAGTGGAGACTCGCCTGCCCTGAATGCTGGGAACCAATCAGCCGACAGCCCGGCTACCGCTACGGCGGCACCCGCAAGGCCAACCGCCGTCAACGCAAACGTTGAGGACAAGCGTTGAACACAGGCATCAGAATTCAACCAAAGGTTGAACCGTTCCAGCCCCAGCAGCTGGCCTGGACATCCTCAAAGCCGATGTAGATGCGATTGGCGGGAATACCCGTGCGGGCCTGGATGAGCTCACAAAACGCGGCGGTCATCGCCGGCGGCCTCAGGGCTCCGATCGACTTGACCTCCACATAGGCACAGGGCTCAGCGCTACCGGCGAAGGTCATGGGCACGCCGGTCTCCAGCAGGGTCATCACATAAGCCTCCGGCTTGCCGGTCTGCTCGGCCAACGCCGAAGACAGCTCCTGCAGCAGCGCCGAACCATCCTGGACGGCAGGCAACGACGTGCGCACGTTGATCAGGGGCACAGCGGGCGGAGCAGCGATGCGGAAATGCTGCCACGTCAAGGCATGACTGTCTTGAACCAGCTAGTCCTCCCGCCGGAAGATGCGCTCCAGCTCAGCGCGGAACTCTCGGCTGCTCAGCGGCTCCCCCGCACGGCGGCGGCGGTTGCGCTTCAACAGCGAGGCGATCCACCACACCTGGAGGGCCGCGAAACAAGCACCGAACACCACCAGACTGATGGTGGGCGTATCGAGAGCGGTGAGCATCGGTGGGTTGTTTCTAGGGTGGCCTGCAGGCCTGAATCATCGCGATGAACGCTCCATTCGTGCGCCAGCAGGACAAGGATGAATGGCGTGACTTCATCCTGCGCGAACTGGTGAGCTTTCTCTCGGCTCGCAAGGAGGAGATCTACAGCAACTACGCCGAACGCAGCCAGGGACAATTACCCCTTGAGACGATCGAAGCCGCCGGGCTGATGGATTTCGAGCTGGCGGTCACCTTCCTGCAGGACAAACGCTCCGGCCTGGGCCGCGGTTTCCTGGGGATGAACCTGATCCCCTGAGGTCGGGTCGTCGATCACGCCATCGACACCGGCCGAATCCTCCATCTGAGACTGGAGCTGTTCTGCATCAGGCAACCGATGGTTTTCCAACCCAGTGATCCTCGCTTCTGGAAGGCGATCGTTGGCGTGATCTCCCTGGTGGTGGGTTGCGGCCTGGCTTGGCTGGTGCTGCAGATGTGAGGGGCTTCAGAAAGCAGCCTGCTCAGCCGGTTGTCCTCGGTGATGCGGGAACGCTGAAAAACAGCTGCACTGTCGCCATCGCGACGACCGGACTGGTTCAGGGCACCAAGCATGAACAGACAATGCCCTCGCCCCCATGACCACCGAACAGGCGATCGAACTGATCGAAGGCGCGTTGGATTACAGCCGTCAACGCACCAAATTGCTGGGTAGCTGGGAACGTCAGGGTGATGCTGAGGCGATCCAGCAGGAGTTCGACGAATGGCTGAATCCTCGCGGTGATGCCCTGCCATTGATGCCCTGCCCCCTGCCTGACGGGAAGTGAACGGTTGTCGGCTGGGAAGGGTTCAGCTGATCTCCACCCCTTTACCCCGGTAAAAGGCGAAGCGTTCGCGGATCGATTCGGCGTCGGGCTTGGGAGTGTCATACGCCCAGACGGCATTGCTGATCGATTGATCTCCCACCACCACATCCCAGTAGCGGGCCGTTCCCTTCCAGCCGCACACGGTGGTGTGAGTCGACTCGCGAAAGAATTCCGGGCGCATGGAGGGTCGGGGGAAATAGGGATTACCATCCACCATCACGATGTCGTCGCTTTCAGCAAGCACCTGGCCGTTGAAGATCGCCTTCATCGCAATGCGTACCACCGGAATCAACGGCAGCGTAGGAGGAAGCAGCCCCATGCCATGACCATTCACACCCTTCATCTGGCGGCGTTTTCCGCCGAACCGCTCTACGGCCCCGAGGAAGCACGCACGATCGCCGACCTGGCCGAGACATTGATCGCCGAAGGGCAGGCCAGCTTCACGCTGGAACGGGAGGGAACCGTGGTGGCCCATGCCTGCTACACACCGCTCAGGCTGGTTGAAGCGCCCCAGCTCAAGGCCTATGTGATGGCGCCCCTGGCGGTGCTTCCCGCCTGGCAAAAGCAGGGTCTGGCCACTGAGTTGATGCACCAGGCGGAAGAGGCGCTGGATGCTGATGCGATCTTCGTGCTGGGCAATCCCCTGCACTACGCCCGCCGCTTCTCCACCCCGCATCAGGTGTCGCCTCCCCAACCCACCGACCACGCGGCCTGCTGGTTCGCCCGGGCGCTCAAGCCCGGGGTTCTCGATGACCTCAAGAGCGCATCACAGATCGACGGCGCTCTCAACAATCCGGAGTTGTGGTGATCCCGAATGATTTGGATCTGTGCCATGGTGGAGGAGTGAAGCGGGTGTTCCCACGCAAGGGGGCCCGCCAGCCAAGTGAGCCTGAATATCCACTCCATTCAGCGCGATCCGAATACATCGACCAAGCAAAAACCATGAAAAAACACTCCGCGCCCAAGCGCGATCTGCTCAGTTCGACTGAGCGGACAAGGGCTGTCAGCAGCGCGACTCCTCCCCGGAGCAAGGGCAAGGCCGGTCACTCCACAACACCCCAGTGGATCAGCTGGGAGGATCTGCTCGGGCATCGCTGAGATCTACGAGGGCCAAGCCGCCTTTTGCAGAACGGCCGCAGCATGGGCCTGGGCCTCCGCCGCATCGGGAGCGATCCAAAACGCCAGGTGGGAGCCCGCCGGGATCCAGTGCAGCTCGGCAGCTTCGATCTGGCCATGGGCCCACCGGGCATCCTCGGGAAGCACATCCCGATCGGCTTCACCATGCAGGATCAGGGTGGGGCAGCGGATGGCGGTGAGATCGAGCTGGCTGATCGCCGCCAGCTGCTTTAGATCATTGCGAAGGCCCTCGTGACGTTGCTGAAACCGATCCGACATCGTGCGCATCATCGCCTGCACGAAGGCCAGCTTGTCTGACGAGTGCATCACCTCGCTGACCCGCTCCTGCAAAGCTTCCGGACTGAGGCTGCTTTCCGTCTTCAACAGATTGCTCACCACGGCGCCGGGGAAGTGACGCCCCAACCAATCCATCAAACCAATACCCGGTCGGCTGAGAAAGATCGCTTCTTCCCAGGCACTCAGCTGCTCACCCTTGAGATAAGCCTGCGTCACCCCATCAATCACCACGAGGGATTGCACCCGATCGGGGTATCGACTGGCGAGCAGATAGGCCGGCGGGCCACCAGCAGACGCTCCCACCACGCCAACGGAAGGCAGCTCCAGGGCGTCGAGCAGCGCCGCAAGCAAATCCGCCTGCTCCTCCAGGTGGACGCCGCTGCTGAGGGGAGTGCCCAGATACCCCGGCCGCGACGGCGCAATCACACGAAACCCTGCCTCCAGCAAGGGAAGAGCCATCAACAGCCCCTGGTCGCAACCACCAGGCCCACCATGCACCGAGAGCACGGTGGGCCCCTCACCCAGACAGGCGATCTCCACCGCACCCAAAGCGGTTTTAATCAGCCGGGAAGGCTGGGACAGACAGACCTCAACGCTGAACACGCGGCGGCTGGGCAACTTGAATAACGCTA is a genomic window containing:
- a CDS encoding phenylpyruvate tautomerase MIF-related protein, with the translated sequence MPLINVRTSLPAVQDGSALLQELSSALAEQTGKPEAYVMTLLETGVPMTFAGSAEPCAYVEVKSIGALRPPAMTAAFCELIQARTGIPANRIYIGFEDVQASCWGWNGSTFG
- a CDS encoding GNAT family N-acetyltransferase codes for the protein MTIHTLHLAAFSAEPLYGPEEARTIADLAETLIAEGQASFTLEREGTVVAHACYTPLRLVEAPQLKAYVMAPLAVLPAWQKQGLATELMHQAEEALDADAIFVLGNPLHYARRFSTPHQVSPPQPTDHAACWFARALKPGVLDDLKSASQIDGALNNPELW
- a CDS encoding DUF924 family protein — its product is MNNQQAAAAVLRFWFEDCRPHQWFQQSDAFDGEVRSRFGPLTMEALAGQLTAWGEEPDSGLALVLLLDQFSRQLYRDQPEAFSGDAAALALSRQALACGWLSDETSRPRRQFWLMPFLHSETLADLEEGILLLERFSDPATAAVARRNRELLLRFGRYPHRNAALGRLSTAEEESYLLTRHLPQCDCCGRAGPLHYRVRSDARPEWRLACPECWEPISRQPGYRYGGTRKANRRQRKR
- a CDS encoding alpha/beta fold hydrolase, which produces MPSRRVFSVEVCLSQPSRLIKTALGAVEIACLGEGPTVLSVHGGPGGCDQGLLMALPLLEAGFRVIAPSRPGYLGTPLSSGVHLEEQADLLAALLDALELPSVGVVGASAGGPPAYLLASRYPDRVQSLVVIDGVTQAYLKGEQLSAWEEAIFLSRPGIGLMDWLGRHFPGAVVSNLLKTESSLSPEALQERVSEVMHSSDKLAFVQAMMRTMSDRFQQRHEGLRNDLKQLAAISQLDLTAIRCPTLILHGEADRDVLPEDARWAHGQIEAAELHWIPAGSHLAFWIAPDAAEAQAHAAAVLQKAAWPS
- a CDS encoding DUF427 domain-containing protein, giving the protein MKAIFNGQVLAESDDIVMVDGNPYFPRPSMRPEFFRESTHTTVCGWKGTARYWDVVVGDQSISNAVWAYDTPKPDAESIRERFAFYRGKGVEIS